ATAAGATCAGCCCGTTCCTCTGGAGAGCCGTCCTTGACCCATCCAGCTTTAACCTGTCTGCCGGTCGCGTGCAGTCTGTTGCCTTAAGACTCATATGCGAAAGAGAAAAGGAAATTGAAAACTTTATCATAACCGAGTACTGGGCTATCTGGGCCGACTTTAAGACTGAAAAAGGAGACATCTTCCGCGCAAAACTGGTCGAGGTCGACGGCAAAACCCTCAGAATCCAGCCCAAACCGCAGATGACGGAAAAAGACTGGGAAGAATTCCTTGTCGGCAACTTCGCCCTTAATAACGAAACCTCGGCTCAGGAAGTCCTGGACCGCCTGGTAAAGAAAAATAATTTTGTTATAAGCGACGTTAATAAAAAAGAAGGCAGACGCAATCCTCCGCCTCCTTTTATTACCAGCTCCATGCAGGCTGAAGCCTCACGCACTCTCAGACTTAAGCCCAGCCATACAATGGCAATTGCTCAGAACCTCTACGAGGGAATTGACCTTGGGAAAGAGGGCACAGTTGGTTTAATTACTTATATGAGAACCGATTCAACAAGGCTTAGCCCTGAAATCGTGGGTGACCTCAGAGAGTATATTAAAGATACCTACGGCAATAAATACCTTCCTGAACAGATCCGTGTCTATGAAAAGAAAAACGGTGCCAACGTCCAGGACGCCCATGAAGCCATCAGGCCAACATCTTTAAGATATACACCTGAATTCGTTAAGCCTTTCCTTGAACCCAAACAGTTCAAACTCTATGAGCTCGTCTGGAAAAGGTTCGTGGCCTCGCAGATGAACCCTGCAATTACAGAAACTACCGTAATTGAGGTCCGCGCAGATGAATTCCTCTTTAAGGCCTCCGGCACCGCTATACGCTTCGACGGATTCCTTCAGGTATACGAGGAACAGTCGGAAGAAACAAACGGTAAAGATGAGGGTGAAAACGACCTTATCCCATTGGGTCTTGAGGCAGGGCAGAAGGTGGGACTTGAAAACCTGCATAAGACACAGCACTTTACTAAGCCCCCTGCACGCTATAGCGAAAGCACACTGATTAAAGAGCTCGAAAGCCGCGGTATCGGAAGGCCTTCAACTTATGCAATGATCGTTGGAACTATTCAGGACAGAAAGTACGTCTATACCGAGGAAAAACGCCTGAGGCCAACGGAACTCGGGAAAAAAGTTAATGACATTCTTGTCCAGAGCTTCCCCGAAGTCCTTAACGTGAACTTTACGGCCCGTATGGAAGATGAACTAGACCTTATAGCCCAGGGCGAAATCGGATACCTTAACGTGCTTAACGATTTTTATCACCCGTTTTCAGACGCCCTCAAAAAGGTTGAAGATAATGTGGAGAAGATCTACTGCGACCTTTGCGGCAGTGAAATGGTAATTAAAATGGGTCGCTTCGGTAAATTCCTGGCCTGCAGCAATTATCCTGATTGCAAAAACATCAAGTCCTTAAAGGACCTGCACCCGGGTGAACCGAAGGAACCCGAATATACAGGCGAAAAATGCGAAAAATGCGGCGCTAACACCGTCTACAGAAACGGGAAATTCGGACGCTTCATTGGGTGCGAACGCTATCCCGACTGCGACTATATCAAACCCCTCGTTACAGGCGTTAAATGCCCCAAATGCAAGGAAGGCGATATTATCGAAAGACAGTCCAGAAAAGGCAAGGTATTCTACGGGTGCAGCCGCTATCCCGACTGTGACTTTGTCGCCTGGTATAAACCTGTTCCCGTAAGCTGCCCGAACGGCGACTCTCTTTATATGGAAAAAAGGTACAGCCAGAAAAAAGGCGAGTACTTGCGCTGCCCGGTCTGCAGCGAGGAAATAGTGGAAGAGTTAAAAGAGACATCGGATTAAGTATTTAGTTCAAATTAGTTTTTCCACTGAAATTCTTAATTTATGGAAATAAAAAGGGTTATAGATGACTTCCTGGAAAACCTGCAGAAACTCCGCAGGTTTTCCGGAAATACGGTTAAATCCTACACTCAGGATCTTGAGCAGTTTTGTGAATTCTGCCATTCTCTTCATGTTACCGATGTGCTTCAGGTAAATGAAAAACTGGTAAGACGTTTTGTTATCAGCATCAATGTCAATAACGAATACGAAAAAAGCACAGTCTCAAGAAAACTCTCGGCAGTAAGAAGCCTCTTCAACTACGCCCTGAGGAATAATCTTGTCCCCTCAAACCCCTTGAAAAGGATATCCAACCCGCAGGTAAAAAGAAAACTTCCGGAAGTCGTTCCCATGGCCGTTATGGATGAAATATCCGAAAAGCTCGGCAGGGAAGACAGGCTTCTTCATAACGCCGTTATGGAAGTTCTCTACAGCTGCGCTCTTCGTGTCAGTGAACTCTGCAGCCTTAACCTGGGTGATATAGATTTCGAGAAGGGCTCGGTCAGGGTTTTAGGCAAGGGATCTAAAACAAGGATTGTCCCCATTGGAAAGGAATCCCTTCAAGTCGTAAAGAAGTATCTTGATTCACGGGGTGCTTTAGAGTATAATTATCCAATATTCGTAACTTCAAGGAGCAAAAGGATTTATCCGCGTTACGTTTATAGGATAGTTAACAAATATCTGAGTGAGGAAACGGAGCTTAAGAAAAAAAGCCCCCATGTCTTAAGGCATACGGCGGCAACCCATATGCTTGATAACGGAGCAGATCTGCTTGCCGTCAAGGAAATATTGGGTCACGAAAGTCTATCAACCACTCAAATCTACACGCACGTCTCCATTGAGCGGTTGAAGAACATATATAAACAAGCTCATCCTAAATCTTAAAAAGGAGCATCATATGAACATTCAAATCACTTCAAGGAAGTTTAAGGCTAAAGACTCTCTGAAAGATTATATCTATGCAGAGGTTGGCGCTTTAGATAGGCTTAATGACGGCATTAACGACATTGAAGTTATTTTGAGCTTTGAGAACTTAAAGGATAGCACTAAGATTGCCGAAATCATCTTGCCAATTCCTGGCAAGGTACTAACTGCAAAGGAAAATTCAGACGACTTTAAGAAGTCTGTTTCTGCTGCGGTTACAAAAATAGAAAAACAGCTTAGCAAAATAAAAACCAAGGTTGTCGACGGAAAAAGGAGCGATAGAGTAGAAAGGGCTGCTGTTTCCGAAGAACCCCCTGTTGTCTCCCCGGAAGAGGAAGAAGAAGAAGAGTAAAAAAGGATGAAACTGGACGATAAGAAAATAATCAAAAAAGAAAGTATAACGGTTGATTTCTTTTATAAGAATGTTAAAGACCGCTTTAAGCTCACTTTGTTTACTGATGAAACGGGCTTTAACAGAAATATTTACGATCAGAACCTTCACAGACCCGGCCTTGCACTGGCCGGGTTCGTGGAGCTTTTCTCATATACACGCATTCAGATCTTCGGCAATACGGAAATGAAGTATCTGAACCAGCTTACCATAGAAGAAAGAGTTATTACATTGAGAAGAATATTCCAGTTCGAGATTCCCTGCATTATCTTAACAGACGGCAACCAGCCGTTTCCTGAAATGACTGAACTGGCAAACGAGTTCCATATCCC
The nucleotide sequence above comes from Ignavibacteria bacterium. Encoded proteins:
- a CDS encoding tyrosine-type recombinase/integrase, encoding MEIKRVIDDFLENLQKLRRFSGNTVKSYTQDLEQFCEFCHSLHVTDVLQVNEKLVRRFVISINVNNEYEKSTVSRKLSAVRSLFNYALRNNLVPSNPLKRISNPQVKRKLPEVVPMAVMDEISEKLGREDRLLHNAVMEVLYSCALRVSELCSLNLGDIDFEKGSVRVLGKGSKTRIVPIGKESLQVVKKYLDSRGALEYNYPIFVTSRSKRIYPRYVYRIVNKYLSEETELKKKSPHVLRHTAATHMLDNGADLLAVKEILGHESLSTTQIYTHVSIERLKNIYKQAHPKS
- the topA gene encoding type I DNA topoisomerase; this encodes MEKNLVLVESPAKAKTINKYLGKNYLVEATVGHIKNLPKTKLGVDIEDNFKPQFVNIRGKGDVIKKIKSLASKSKSVYIATDPDREGEAIAQDIADVIENVTDGKIFRVLFNEITKNAVNKAINSPLEIDTNLVSSQRARRVMDRIIGYKISPFLWRAVLDPSSFNLSAGRVQSVALRLICEREKEIENFIITEYWAIWADFKTEKGDIFRAKLVEVDGKTLRIQPKPQMTEKDWEEFLVGNFALNNETSAQEVLDRLVKKNNFVISDVNKKEGRRNPPPPFITSSMQAEASRTLRLKPSHTMAIAQNLYEGIDLGKEGTVGLITYMRTDSTRLSPEIVGDLREYIKDTYGNKYLPEQIRVYEKKNGANVQDAHEAIRPTSLRYTPEFVKPFLEPKQFKLYELVWKRFVASQMNPAITETTVIEVRADEFLFKASGTAIRFDGFLQVYEEQSEETNGKDEGENDLIPLGLEAGQKVGLENLHKTQHFTKPPARYSESTLIKELESRGIGRPSTYAMIVGTIQDRKYVYTEEKRLRPTELGKKVNDILVQSFPEVLNVNFTARMEDELDLIAQGEIGYLNVLNDFYHPFSDALKKVEDNVEKIYCDLCGSEMVIKMGRFGKFLACSNYPDCKNIKSLKDLHPGEPKEPEYTGEKCEKCGANTVYRNGKFGRFIGCERYPDCDYIKPLVTGVKCPKCKEGDIIERQSRKGKVFYGCSRYPDCDFVAWYKPVPVSCPNGDSLYMEKRYSQKKGEYLRCPVCSEEIVEELKETSD
- the raiA gene encoding ribosome-associated translation inhibitor RaiA, whose protein sequence is MNIQITSRKFKAKDSLKDYIYAEVGALDRLNDGINDIEVILSFENLKDSTKIAEIILPIPGKVLTAKENSDDFKKSVSAAVTKIEKQLSKIKTKVVDGKRSDRVERAAVSEEPPVVSPEEEEEEE